In Acinetobacter pittii, one genomic interval encodes:
- a CDS encoding 16S rRNA (uracil(1498)-N(3))-methyltransferase, whose translation MNRFFIETELTVGSTIQLTESVFHHWVRVLRAQLQEQATLFNGQGGEYLATLTEINKKNAFVTIENFNPANRNAPFKAVLGQVMSKGDRMDYAIQKATELGVSQIQLLTSERCEMRLKYDRDQKKLDHWQAVAIAACEQCGLNLVPEVLAPISLHEWLSSSELPHSKFVLAPEKEQKDVLAGIQPELALLIGPEGGLSENEITQANQAGFMNWCIGDRVLRTETAPVVALSILNYRFLST comes from the coding sequence ATGAATCGTTTTTTTATCGAAACTGAACTTACAGTTGGCTCAACAATTCAACTGACAGAATCAGTATTTCATCATTGGGTACGTGTTTTACGTGCACAACTACAAGAACAAGCGACTTTATTTAATGGACAAGGTGGTGAATATCTCGCAACGTTGACCGAAATTAATAAAAAAAATGCCTTTGTCACAATTGAAAATTTTAACCCTGCAAACCGTAATGCCCCTTTTAAAGCTGTTTTGGGCCAGGTTATGAGTAAAGGCGATCGAATGGATTATGCTATTCAAAAAGCCACTGAGCTGGGTGTAAGCCAAATTCAATTATTAACAAGTGAGCGTTGTGAAATGCGCTTAAAATACGATCGAGATCAAAAAAAATTAGATCACTGGCAAGCAGTTGCAATTGCAGCATGTGAACAATGTGGCTTGAACTTAGTGCCAGAAGTATTAGCACCTATTTCCCTTCATGAATGGTTAAGTTCGTCTGAACTTCCTCACTCTAAATTTGTTTTAGCGCCTGAAAAAGAACAAAAAGATGTATTGGCAGGAATACAACCTGAACTTGCCCTATTAATTGGCCCAGAAGGTGGGCTAAGTGAAAATGAAATTACCCAAGCCAATCAAGCTGGTTTTATGAACTGGTGTATTGGTGACCGTGTTTTACGTACAGAAACTGCCCCAGTTGTTGCCTTGTCTATCTTAAATTATCGATTTTTATCCACCTAA
- a CDS encoding GGDEF domain-containing phosphodiesterase, whose product MSGLQEEYLQHQTKIEQLKLSTQYIRWYLISLILLCLISYGIFSYYFSSVITIFSWSIGLTIISFICLLFILNILTHYRTIDFTKKADRVLQSICLLSGILMGINVTIIHFYLPPELVALPDAHILIALFITSAHIIGLTFLTQQPRYFYLLFIPSTLPLLFAQFTHNSITELPFYFAYNLTFVATVLCAYATQRNYQKISQLLLKNKQLVQISDQHTQWAEELCVQLQQEVNKSKDIEAQLQFNNHLLEQKVRERTYDLTKMNEQLESHHYNLAFAHETAGIRPWDWDIENQKLEITFFDQQKQSQTAVIHLHAILDRIHPSDKKLFEERLKQHLEGITDHFNINFRILRRDGSWRWIHDVGRVITRDPKTQKALRMVGMTRDIHQEKKDQEHLRLSAIVLEQAAEGIFILDEHLNYININPYYEKLTGFTKAELLNKELFSITSNQKELQQQFHTSIKQQLLETGEYMGQFDEKFNSGKSVYLWLHINVVKDEFNQITNYIGFARDLTEQKRQEQHLSYLKNYDSLTHLPNRLYYYNQLHQYLVNPSYNIKNLALIRVNIDRFRAFNEFLNNDSGDELLKQFAQRLRLININAILVAYLNSDDFAIIYEISPIHPNIEQYCQNILQALNAPFYIDNHEYFITASIGVACFPEHGRQIDHLNHHAEQALSEAKRLGGNTISYYCNKTDHPYKTADLEQELRKAIQNNEFVVYYQPKISLQDQSIIGFEALIRWQHPEKGLVMPNMFIPFAERSSLISDIGKVVLDKVGKQLQEWKNAGYINIQVSVNIVAQQIHRGLLLSDLDEVLQKYNIQGSDLELEITESALLDNTDNVKTLLHAIKQRDISIALDDFGTGYSSLAYLTEYPIDVLKIDRAFISKIGDHKQEAIVNAMIAMGKSMGLKLVAEGVETKEQVTYLQKQQCDFLQGYFFSRPIPAEQVIPYLQTNPHIS is encoded by the coding sequence ATGTCTGGGCTTCAGGAAGAATATCTACAGCATCAAACAAAAATTGAACAGCTGAAACTTTCAACTCAATATATACGTTGGTATTTGATTAGCCTGATATTACTGTGCCTTATTTCATATGGTATTTTTTCTTACTATTTTTCCTCTGTAATAACAATATTTAGCTGGTCTATTGGACTGACTATCATTTCTTTTATCTGCTTATTATTTATTCTAAATATTTTAACTCACTACCGCACTATCGACTTCACAAAAAAAGCTGATCGTGTCTTACAAAGTATTTGTTTATTATCTGGCATTTTAATGGGAATAAATGTCACGATTATTCATTTTTATCTTCCGCCTGAGCTAGTTGCACTACCAGATGCTCATATTTTAATTGCTTTATTTATTACCTCTGCTCATATCATTGGCCTTACGTTTTTAACGCAACAACCTCGATACTTTTATCTCTTATTTATTCCTAGTACTTTGCCGCTATTGTTCGCCCAATTCACACACAACTCCATTACTGAATTACCATTTTATTTTGCCTATAATCTTACCTTTGTAGCAACAGTACTTTGTGCATACGCAACTCAACGTAATTACCAAAAAATTTCTCAACTATTACTTAAAAACAAACAGCTTGTTCAAATTTCAGACCAACATACTCAGTGGGCTGAAGAATTATGTGTACAGCTCCAGCAAGAAGTAAATAAGTCTAAAGATATTGAAGCCCAACTTCAGTTCAACAATCATTTACTTGAGCAAAAAGTACGTGAACGTACTTATGATCTCACCAAAATGAATGAGCAACTCGAAAGCCATCACTACAATTTAGCTTTTGCGCATGAAACTGCAGGTATCCGGCCTTGGGATTGGGATATTGAAAATCAAAAGTTAGAAATTACTTTTTTTGATCAACAAAAGCAAAGTCAGACTGCTGTTATTCATCTTCATGCGATATTAGATCGGATCCATCCAAGTGATAAAAAGCTTTTTGAAGAACGTTTAAAACAACATTTGGAAGGTATTACAGATCATTTTAATATCAATTTTCGCATTTTACGTCGAGATGGTTCTTGGCGATGGATTCATGATGTAGGTCGAGTCATCACAAGAGATCCTAAAACACAAAAAGCGCTTCGTATGGTTGGAATGACCCGAGATATACATCAAGAGAAAAAAGATCAAGAACATCTAAGACTATCAGCTATTGTGCTTGAGCAGGCTGCGGAAGGAATATTTATTTTAGATGAACATCTGAACTATATTAATATTAATCCTTACTACGAAAAATTGACTGGATTTACTAAAGCAGAACTTTTGAATAAAGAGTTATTTAGCATTACAAGTAATCAAAAGGAATTACAACAACAATTTCATACCTCAATAAAACAGCAGCTCCTCGAGACAGGAGAATACATGGGCCAGTTTGACGAAAAATTTAATTCTGGCAAAAGCGTCTATTTGTGGTTGCATATTAATGTCGTCAAAGATGAGTTCAATCAAATCACCAATTACATTGGATTTGCCCGCGATCTCACTGAGCAGAAGCGCCAAGAGCAGCACCTATCTTATTTAAAAAATTACGACAGTCTCACCCACTTACCTAATCGTCTTTACTATTACAATCAACTACATCAATATCTTGTAAATCCTTCATATAACATTAAAAATTTAGCTTTAATACGAGTCAATATTGACCGATTCCGGGCTTTTAATGAATTTTTAAATAATGATAGTGGTGACGAACTACTTAAACAGTTCGCACAAAGATTACGCTTAATCAATATTAATGCAATTTTAGTCGCCTACTTAAATAGTGATGATTTCGCAATTATTTATGAAATTTCACCAATTCATCCAAATATTGAGCAATATTGCCAAAATATTTTGCAAGCGCTAAACGCACCATTTTATATTGATAATCACGAATATTTTATTACTGCTTCTATTGGTGTGGCATGTTTCCCTGAACATGGCAGACAAATTGACCATCTCAACCATCATGCAGAGCAAGCACTTTCAGAGGCAAAACGTTTAGGAGGCAATACCATTTCTTACTACTGCAATAAAACAGATCACCCATATAAAACTGCCGATTTAGAACAAGAATTACGCAAAGCTATTCAAAATAATGAATTTGTAGTTTATTACCAACCTAAAATTAGTCTACAAGATCAATCCATTATCGGTTTTGAGGCACTCATTCGTTGGCAACATCCTGAAAAAGGATTAGTCATGCCGAATATGTTTATACCTTTTGCTGAGCGTAGTAGCCTAATTTCAGACATTGGTAAAGTTGTTTTAGATAAAGTTGGAAAGCAACTACAAGAGTGGAAAAATGCAGGCTATATCAACATTCAAGTCTCTGTAAATATTGTGGCACAACAGATACATCGAGGCTTATTACTCAGTGATTTAGATGAGGTTTTGCAAAAATATAATATACAAGGTTCAGATCTTGAACTTGAAATTACTGAGTCAGCCCTTTTAGACAATACTGATAACGTAAAAACACTATTACACGCGATAAAACAACGAGATATCTCAATTGCCTTAGATGACTTTGGTACGGGTTATTCTTCTTTGGCGTACCTGACAGAATACCCAATTGATGTATTAAAAATTGATCGTGCTTTTATTTCTAAAATTGGTGATCACAAACAAGAAGCGATTGTGAATGCAATGATCGCAATGGGTAAAAGCATGGGGCTTAAACTGGTTGCTGAAGGCGTAGAAACAAAAGAACAAGTAACCTATCTGCAAAAACAACAATGTGATTTTTTACAAGGCTATTTCTTTAGTCGTCCAATCCCTGCCGAGCAGGTCATTCCTTATCTACAAACAAATCCACATATTTCTTAA
- the metF gene encoding methylenetetrahydrofolate reductase [NAD(P)H], producing the protein MTKRTPISFEFFPPKTDAGAEKLRIVHQELQLLNPEFFSITYGAGGSTRERTLAAIEDFNGKGTPVAPHLSCIGDDKARIAELLDLYKAQGINRIVALRGDLPSGQVGLGELPYAQDLVRFIREHSGDHFHIEVAAYPEMHPQAENLDSDIQRFIEKVQSGANAGITQFFFNPDSYFYFIERLDKAGINIPVAPGIMPITNASNLIRFADGTGAEIPRWIRKQLQAYGDDSESIKAFGHEVVVKLCERLIAGGAPSLHFYSMNQVEPTRQLVVDLGLN; encoded by the coding sequence ATGACTAAACGTACACCTATTTCTTTTGAGTTTTTCCCACCAAAAACTGATGCTGGTGCAGAAAAACTTCGTATTGTTCACCAAGAATTACAACTATTAAACCCTGAGTTTTTCTCGATTACTTATGGGGCTGGTGGTTCTACTCGCGAACGTACTCTTGCTGCTATTGAAGATTTTAACGGTAAAGGTACGCCAGTTGCACCTCACCTTTCTTGCATTGGTGATGATAAAGCTCGTATTGCTGAGTTACTGGATTTATATAAAGCGCAAGGCATTAATCGTATTGTCGCTTTACGCGGTGACTTGCCTTCTGGTCAGGTTGGACTTGGGGAACTTCCTTACGCACAGGATTTAGTACGTTTTATTCGTGAGCACTCAGGTGATCATTTTCATATTGAAGTTGCAGCTTATCCAGAAATGCATCCTCAAGCTGAAAACCTTGATTCGGACATTCAACGTTTTATTGAAAAAGTACAATCTGGTGCCAATGCGGGAATTACCCAATTCTTCTTTAATCCAGATTCATACTTTTATTTTATAGAGCGTTTAGATAAAGCTGGAATTAACATTCCGGTTGCTCCTGGTATCATGCCTATTACCAATGCAAGTAATTTAATTCGCTTTGCAGATGGTACGGGTGCTGAAATTCCTCGCTGGATCCGTAAGCAGTTACAAGCCTATGGCGATGACAGTGAAAGTATTAAAGCTTTCGGTCATGAAGTTGTTGTTAAGCTATGCGAACGCCTTATTGCAGGTGGAGCACCAAGCTTACACTTCTATTCAATGAATCAAGTCGAACCAACTCGTCAGCTTGTTGTTGACCTTGGTTTAAATTAA